TTGCTTATGCTGGGGTTACGATCCGGAGCCCCGCACACCTAAGTGAAATTGTgaaaagtggggagcaccctctaaatgCCCTCTCTGCCACTCTCCCTTTGATCCATAccaaaaaatactgtatccaaaaatatccacaactagaattgacactctggggctggcaggaggctggaggatgCGCTACCCCGCAAatcagctgttaggtggggaggcGGAGCAGTTTAAACAAAGCCCTCTGGTCTCTTCGGGGCTTCCTCTGGCCTGATGTCATTTTTGGGCTCAGGGGAGGGTCTCCTCGCGAGCCACAAGAACTCTCAAGCtttctcctgccatttctgggtatGAATCGAATCTAATTACCCAGCACAACAAGTATACAAAGCCACATGCAAGCAGAACACTTGTAAGTGGGGGGGATGCCTGAAGGTTTACTTTTGTGTAAAAATGCAACTGTCTGCTAGTCACAGATGATGCTCTGCCCATTTTTTCTTCCAGCTCCACTCGCCAGAGATGTGGCCTCTAGAAAGTTCCCTAAGAGGGAATGTGGTTCTCAGGCTAGATaaatccccccccaaccccgaTTCCAATAGTTGCCTGAAAGCCATAGGCAAGAGAGGACTTCTCACAGGTGAGTGAGGAGGGTGGATCTCTCCATCCATTCTCTGCTTCAGCCAACGCACTTGGCTTCTGTGCCTGgcacagaggaagggaagtcatccCACATAGGCGTCCTGCTTAGTAGAACCTATTTTTAAACAACCTGCTAAAATGCTCTTAGCCAGTGTTTCTATGCAGGCTGCAGAAGAGGCGGCtagaattttggggcaggggtaATAAACTTTTATGAGTTTCTTATTCAAGCTCTggatcaggggttcccaaactaaggcccgggggcaggatgcggcccaatcaccttctaaatccggcctgcggacggtccgggaatcggcgtgtttttacatgagtagaatgtgtccttttatttaaaatgcgtctctgggttatttgtggggcataggaattcgttcatttccccccctccaaaatacagtggtacctcgggttacagacacttcaggttacagactctgctaacccagaaatagtacctagaacaatttcaggttaagaacggacctccagaacgaattaagttcttaacccaaggtaccactgtatagtccggcccctccacaagggacaatggaccggcccatggctgaaaaagtttgctgacccctgctctggataAAGAACTGCAACGAGGAAGAAATTAAATGCAGATTGCATTTAAAGAAAAGCCAACCAAATTTACGATACAGAAACTGAAATACTTTCAGAACTCACACTTCTCACAGGTCTCCAGCCGAATAATGTCAGATAAATGTACAtaccagggtaaagtgtgcatatgttAGGAAAAATAatatgcagaaatgcattatatatggggaaatcgcttcgccaaaaaaatgtgtttatttggcaaaattgcatgcaaaaaaaaagagaaaagtgcaGTAAAATGccactgaattttcatgaggacttcctgggctgtatccagtgttagtcctactcagagtagaaccattccAGTTAATAAACACAAGTAACTTAGGTTCAGTTGGATAACaccctataaaataaataaatcacaaacagaGGTGGAAATGTGGGGTGCCTGgaatggttggggtggggggattcgaaactgaaaatgacagattcaACCCTTCCTAATTAAGGGGCCAATGGCTCCGTGAACTTCTAGGTCATGCCctgaaagggaagggagggaacaaagcaaaacacaaatcCACACAGATGTATCCAGAAATAGGTCTATTCATAAAATACTCTTGGAAAGTAAGAAAATAGAAAATCTAGGGCTACACGTAGACAGGCAGTCTACAAGGTGTTGTGGGTGATGGAGGCTCTTCCCCCACTTAGTGCACTGGGGCTGACTGGACATAGGCCTTGCGCTCCACCTGGGCACAGTACTTCTCAGGGAGGCCGGCGGCTCtgcaaagaagaaagagaaggaagcgGTGGTCACCAGAGGGCACGCAGTCCATCCTCGCGCCAAAGGCATGGATGCGCAAGGCCCCAGTTCTCACGGAGTGCTGAACATGGGTTGTGCCGGTTAACACAGGGAGTGGGGGAATTACATGACTGAATGCCCTCCCCCCATGTcaattaaatattaataataataaatccctgcCTGTAGAAAACTAGCACTTGAGGGGAAAAGTGAGACTACAGCCTTTCTCCCTGGCTGCCACTGTTATATTGCCTTTTAACTCATTTATAAGGTATAGATTAATTGTGAAtgatgatttaaagttgttataaagttactaaagtaaatttgtaatgaacgcagcatagaagatgggaggaagtccattaagtaagaattaaataagttcaaggatgcttaggatttatttgttgtatttttggtgtttttagttttttgttgtttagttaagtgtagtttttattttttggatttgtagtgtttgtattttgtatttttgtattctgtctttttgttaattttgaaatataaaaaattatatatatatatatatatatatatatatatatatatatatatatatatatatatatatatagccttttaactctctctcctccaggctaagcACACTTCAGTCTTTCCCAGCAGGACTTGGTGCCCATGCTCCACAACCCTCTCTGTCACCCTCCTCAGGGCCCAGCTTCGATGACCTGGttctgatgttttggactgcaactcccatcagccccagccaagccCCTATCAACCCCAGAATAttgcagctgtgctggctggaaatgatgggaactgtagtccaatgtgccgccttccagattttgctgtACTGCAGCTTCCCCAGCGCCCCTGACCTCTGGCTACGTTGGccgcagctgatgggagttgtagtccaaaacatctggagggcacccaggTCAGCAAAGGCAGATTCCAGGTTATTGAAATCCTTCATCGGCTGCTGCGCCCAGAACTGATTACAGATAAATCTCTTGATGTTGTTAGaaactggggggcagggggggggaggattgggaaagggtgtgtggcagCTGTCAAGAACGTGACAACAAACGGCCTGATCGTTCATAGGTTTCAAGATGCTGTAAGCGAGGCTGGGCAAGGAAAAACAAATGTCTCTGTATATTGTGGCCATTTATGTACAGGCAACCCTCATTTTGCGCACAATGGCATAAAGCGCCCCACCTCCGTTCCCTTTTAGTGACGTTTTAGGGTAACTTCCGAATTTGGTGTTGTGCACCAACACCAACCAAATGAGTGTAAATCGGTCGCTGCCTGTGCAGTACATTTGAATCTTACATGGAGGTTGAGTTCCAAGTGTTCCATGTATACAATTAAAATCGTGTATACCCAAACCCTTGGGTCCACTCATGTGCTTGGCaggtgaggggggagggagatagagggagggagagagagagaattccctgtacagcatagctgtcaagttttggatttgaaaataagggatcagcagtctcacctctcCCGGGGatagtcacatgtcagtggtgggcggagccagaagcaaaagtgggcggagcagcaatggaaactccaagtgggctcgggctcggagcggagcaaagaggagggcagccagcaaagaggaaggcagccatgcgctctgcgcgatggagccccatcgtcttcttgtctgatcccatcaaaacaggacaggaagcagcagctgctcaaagacagccaggctccgcccgccagctaaccctattggccggctgaggggctcggcggcaacggataggggctgatgcagggggaggaatacacccccctgtaagcacgggaaacggctcccacttgctttgagggctgaggcttttctctccaagtaggtgaggtcttcccacccagtccctggccagcaggggaggagctgcttccattaaaaacgggaaatttaagggaaataaaaaataagggagagcagcgggaaactgcttgaaataagggagaatcccggggaaaacaggatacttgacagcactgctgtacagtggaacctcagtttccAAATGCCTCCATTGTCGTACGTTTTGGTTCTCGAACACCGAAgttcttgcaaccaatgggaagccgtgccttggtttttgaatgttataGCAGCCTaatgggcttccggaatggatttcgttcaagaactgaggtaccactgtactcccagaGCCCAGGGGCTGAGCACCCAAGCAAGGAATAAAGTTTAAAAGCTATTTGGGGTGACCCCAAGCGAACCAggtgcaaaaagagcttttaagctctccaatTTGCTAGGATTTAACTTGAGCTATTTCAAGCAGCCTGCCTTCAACCACGCAGGGTTGAAATCACACCTCGTTGCATGATGCAATCATAGCGGGGGTGAGGGAGTGAGAGAGCTGAGGAAACCAGATTTTGCAAAGTGCAACGGATTCAGAGATTGGGGTCCCCGGCAAACGTGGACAATGGGTCACGGGGGAGTCGGGGGGTCCTCGCGCAGCCTCACCGGAGCTCGTCGAGCTTCTTGCGCTTGATCTCGTTGAGGCGCTCACTGCGCCGGCGGGCTTCTTCCTTCAGCCGCTTGCCCTCCTCGAAGATGGCGATGCGCTCCTGGACCTGCTTCTGCTGGTGCTCGCGCACCTGGCGCCGGATCTCGTCCGCGTGGGTCTGCTGAAGAGCCACACGCTTCTCGTGCTCTTTCCGCTCCTTCTCAATCTGTTCCTGTTGGATTCTGGGGCAGGGGAGGCAACATGAGTTAGTGAGTGTGcctgagaagagaaggttaaggggtgatctgatagccatgttcaaatatataaaaggatgtcatatagaggagggtgaaaggttgttttctgctgctccagagaagcggacacggggcaatggattcaaactacaagaaagaagattccacctaaacattaggaagaacttcctgacagtaagagctgttcaacagtggaatttgctgccaaggagtgtggtggagtctccttctttggaggtctttaagcagaggcttgacagccatctgtcaggaatgctttgatggtgtttcctgcttggcagggggttggactggatggcccttgtggtctcttccaactcgatgattctatgattctatgacttaagTCTGGAAGCATTTAACCCGGCCAATTTCAGGGGTTAGTATGTGGCAAACAACCCCatcaaaaggaagaaagaaaaaagattgcaTTGATTTCCAGAGATGGGAAAATTTCaatgtgtgttgggtgtgtgtgattTTATCTTAAAATCAGATAGTGCTACGGTCCAATACCTGCCACCTTAAGCCTGAATTGAAGGTGACAGTGCAAAGGATGTTTCTTTGTATAATAATAGcgatagttttattatttgtaccccatccatctggctgggttgccccagccatacCCAGTGGTAAATTTTATTGTGTTCTGgctcacctgacatcattgtaaTGTCAGGTGACTGGCTCCAtccacctgtcaaaatggcctGCAGGAGGGCATGGAAGTCAGGATCCTGCCTGCTGGTTGGATCCTGTTCCCCAGCTCTGTCTTAAAACTGGGAATTCTGGCAGCAGGATTCAGGCACCTTGAGGGAAGAGGGAGCTGCTATCCTGATCCCAGCTGTGTTGCAGTGCAACCATCTGCAGAAGgccagagcagggatggggaagcttgTGATGCAAGCACTGCCATGTGGGAGTCCGCAATGACTATACAAGATAATCTTGCAAATAGGGatatagcaagctgccttacagCGAGAAAGACCCTGTAAAGTATAATTATTTAATTGCACACTGAAAAAGGGAAATACCTGTATGTATATTGCTAAGAGTTTAATATTGAAAAATTCAACTGaagcatactgaagctctctGAGCTCTAACAGGTTGATAATTAGCTGCTGGTGTTCTCTGCTCTttcatgtgagtgtttaaccttagatcatgtgagtAACGTATTTAGTTGAAAATCTCCATCTTGAAGGGTGTTTGTTGcctgttagtttttcctctggaaGCCACAGAGAACAAAGGATGTGATAATGATGCCTCCTCAGGAGCAAATTGCCTTAAGCTGGATGCAGGGTAATGCAGGCTATGAGTGAAACAGAGCTTTGGTTTTTGTTCTGATTGCAATTACAGGTATGTTccatattgaagaagaagaaacccatgCTTGAATATGCTTTATACAACTTTCTGGATGTATCATTGATTGTCTTGCACCtgttttgaagaagttctggTTAGTAAAGGTTTGAATTGTATTTATGAGTCTGgaaaattattattccaaaaggCGTCCATTTTGTCTGCATCCTATCACAGCAGGGCCTCTAACCCTGCGCCATGGCCCTTCCATGCACTGCCAAGCAGCCCGCTTCCCTACCTGACGATTCTCTCGAACTCAGCCCGGTCCCGCTGCACCTGGACAGCCAAGGTGTGCTCCTTGTGGGCCACCTGCTCCAAGCGGCTCTGCTTCAGCATGGCTTCCGTCTGGGCCTTCTTATGCGCAGCGTCCTTCTCCTTCCGGCGCCACTCCCGCTCGGTGGCCTCCTGGTTGCGTTTGGCCCTCAGGGCGTCCTGGAGGGGATGGAAGGGAAGCAGGGGGCGTTGGCTGGGCCGTGGGGTGCTGCGTGTGGCTATGCCTGGGAGAGACTCTTATCATATTTCAGAAGAGAGACAGGGCTAGGAGCACTGTGCTTCCCTGGTACTGGGCCCAGTTAttttgagatggttggacagtgttctcgaagctactaacatgagtttggccaaactgcgagaggcagtgaaggataggcgtgcctggcgtgctctggtccatggggtcacgaagagtcggacacgactgaacgactgaacaacaacaatatattactacagtggtacctcaggttacatacgcttcaagttacatacgcttcaggttacatactctgctaacccagaaataacgcttcaggttaagaactttgcttcaggataagaacagaaattgcgctctggcggcatggcagcagtgggaggccccattagataaagtggtgcttcaggttaagaacagtttcaggttaagaacggacctccggaacgaattaagttcttaacccaaggtaccactgtatttattattgttatcgTTAGAATcaagggtcatccattccaaccccctgccatgcaggaatcacagctaaagaatccctgacaactggtcacccaacctctgtttgaaaggctccaaggaaggagagttcgccaccttctgaggcagtccactgtcaaacagccaaATGGAATTCCCACCTCTGTTCTAACCACTATGCTGCCACTGGTATCGATACTTCAGAATGAACAGGTGAATAAATGAGCAGCATCGTCTAACTGTGGGCTGTCCACTTTACCCATTCACTGGTCGAAGGAGCTAAGgaagtttagcctggaaaggaggagactgagaggaggtatgataaaggtaaaggtaaagggacccctgaccattaggtccagtcgtgtccgactctggggttgcggcgctcatctcgctctataggccaagggagccggcgtttgtccacagacagcttctgggtcatgtggccagcatgactaagccgcttctggcgaaccagagcagcgcacggaaacgccgtttaccttcccgccggagcggtacctatttatctacttgcacttttgacgtgctttcaaactgctaggtgggcaggagctgggaccgagcaacgggagctcaccccatcgcagggattcgaaccgccgaccttctgatcggcaagccctaggctctgtggtttaacccacagcgccacctgggtccctggaggtatgatagccgtcttcaaatctCTAAagcgctgtcacatggaagaggtagcaagcttgttttctcctactctggaagggaggactcgaaccaatggcttcaagttacaacaaaggagattctgactaaacataaggaaaaactttctgacagtaagaacagtgggaaagactccttcggtaggttgtggactctccttccttggaggtttttaagcagaggttggatggccaactgtcatggatgctttagctgagcttcctgcattgcagggggttggactggatgacccttgggggccccttctaactctacgattctataaccTGCACTCCTGGCCCTGTTTCATGCTTTAAGAATGCACCCCTGAGCCACACCTGCTCCGCTTGGTGATCCTGGGCTTTTTCCTGCAGCGCCCTTAGCCGGGCCGTCTCCATCTCCTTTTCCCGACGGATTTTCTCCTGCTCGGCCTCAAACTCGGCCTCccgttgctggggggggggggagagacgataaaaaaataatgtaaattttcacaaagttttaaaaaaatatatttaaacaaaGTCACAGGTCGGTGCAAAATGAAACAGACTTATGAACTTATGAACGCACGCGAAACTGACCCAGCCTGACCTGCCCATCCCTGGCCAAGAGGAGGCCGAGGCAGGAGGGAAATGGCTCTGGGAAGGTTTTCCACTGTACCTGAAATTTGCCCAGGTGCTTTTTCTTCCCCAGCTGTGCCCTCTCCCTGGCCCACATGCCCTGCCACCACCACATaccatcttcttcttctggtaCTCCAGCACCCGCTGGTCGGCCAGCCTCTCCTGCTCCAGCATTTCCTGTTTGCGCTTCTCGTTCTCGTCGTTGATGCGCCTGATCTCGGCCTGCATCCGCAGCTGCTCCCTCCTCCTGCGTTCCATTTCCTGGAGGAGACCCGGAAGAGTCGCCAAGCATCCTCGTTAACCGCGGGTTGGGTCCACCTACTTCAGGCCACGTCCGTGATTCCTGAGGGGTCTACTTGGAGCAAAACTAACGTTGGGCAAAACGTGGGCCTGAAATGCCACCAGTTCCTTCTGCTCTCCTCAGTCACAGAGATCTTCTGACTGAGGCACTTTCGGTGATTCCCACCATGCTACTGAGGCccgcctttctcagccttgggttccGAGAtgccgttggactacaactcccatcattcctagccaagatggccagggaagatgggagttgtagttcaacaacatctggggatggACCCAAGGTAGAGAAAGGCTAGTCTACACTGTGGCTCTTCAGCAAAGACACCTGCTCCTGGGGGCTGAGGCACTATGGGCCCTCAATATTCAGAGGGCCCAGCACACAATGTCaggataataatgataacaacaacaacaacaacaataatttattatttataccccacctatctgactgggtttctccagccactctgtgcggctcccaaaataaaacatcaaccattaaaaacttccctaaacaggtctgccttcagatgtcttctaaaagtcaggtgatagtttatttccttgacatctgatgggaagccactactgagaaggccctctgcctggttccctgtaacctcacttctcacactgagggaactgccagaaggcccttggtgctggacctcagtgtccgggctgaacgatgggagtggagacgctccttcaggtgtactgggccgaggccgtttagggctttcaaggtcagcaccaacacttcgaattgtgctcggaaacatactgggaaacATTGTGCAtgttgggccccctcaatcaaTCGTATGGAGAAGCTGGCCCTTCTGTTCTCCAGTGTTTGGGCCAGAGGGCATTCCCATCCCTGCCTGGagagctgggaccttctgcatgcagagcaggtgctctaccactgacctatggccTCCTCCAAATGTGTAACTCTCCGATTCTTACCAGAAGGACTGCTGCCCCGTCCCTATCTCAACGTTGTCTGCTCAGACtcgcagcagctttccaggatctcAGACAGAAATAATCTCACACTTCTGTGCTaactgatctttttaaaaaaaactggaggTGCTGCTGGGGAGTGAACTGTGGGCCTTCTGCATTCGGTGTGCGTGTGCTCTGCCTCTCAGCTACGGCCCTGCCCCCTTACCCTCTCGTCTTCAAACTGCAGCCTCTCCAGGTACTCCAGCATCTCCTGCGCCTCTTGGTCTCGCTGCTCAGACTTCACAGAACGCATCTCTTCGTTCTTCTGTATCTGCTCAAGGATGTGACGCTTCCCCCTGGGAATCAGGTGAAGGGGGAATTTTCCTTTGGGGCAAATGGGTTCTGACAGCACAAGAGAGGCCTAATGAATGGTATTCCTCTGTGCAGGGAACTAATTGCGGCCAAGGTTCCCAATCTTAGGTAGTTGTGGTATCACGTTAATCTGCTGAAGTATTTCTTGTTGAAGCCAGATACGATTTCCCAGGCATGCAAGAAATTGGCCGCAATTGAAGGAACCTTTGTTAATGTTCTTTCAATTGTTTCCTTATTTTGTTCCTTCAGTTTTGTTTCCTTATTGTGTAGGTCATGGATAGAAGCCGAGGGTGGCAATATTTTGAGTGGTAAGACCCTCTAACTTTGGATCTGAAATGATCAACCTGCAATGGAACTGTTTGTGGACAAAGAAACCATTGAAATCTGTCTCTGCCAGGATAAGAGAGACCTCACTAAATTTCTCCTTAGGTGGCATTTCATGCCAGTGAGATTGTCCCACATCTCAATTGACTCTGATTCTAAATGTTAGAGGGATTGCAGGCTTAAAGGAACCTTCCTCTATATATGGTGACA
This is a stretch of genomic DNA from Lacerta agilis isolate rLacAgi1 chromosome 17, rLacAgi1.pri, whole genome shotgun sequence. It encodes these proteins:
- the CFAP45 gene encoding cilia- and flagella-associated protein 45; translated protein: MPGSVCSLGATSVGSSGRSRSRSHARYRTKAASSEVDESLFGLAKNVNLSRTGSPIVVLRDVDPARKSLGWGHKPETIRLITRDLIRDLIVPKLDPSGESLIISPEDFQRIKDSSRVFTKEEREAQKEALKAEREATIVAVNERKKSMKLKEILRKKNEKLNDLEEEAKERAQYLLQRAANMRMEQEDEIKTLGEIILEAKCHAIRDAQILEKRQIEKEMNEEEMRLAKMMEAERQRVGMMQDELERKRKEEKYRGKRHILEQIQKNEEMRSVKSEQRDQEAQEMLEYLERLQFEDEREMERRRREQLRMQAEIRRINDENEKRKQEMLEQERLADQRVLEYQKKKMQREAEFEAEQEKIRREKEMETARLRALQEKAQDHQAEQDALRAKRNQEATEREWRRKEKDAAHKKAQTEAMLKQSRLEQVAHKEHTLAVQVQRDRAEFERIVRIQQEQIEKERKEHEKRVALQQTHADEIRRQVREHQQKQVQERIAIFEEGKRLKEEARRRSERLNEIKRKKLDELRAAGLPEKYCAQVERKAYVQSAPVH